The Peribacillus sp. FSL E2-0218 genome contains a region encoding:
- a CDS encoding phosphoribulokinase has product MDKLLQEIINWVRMTDEQIVIGISGHGAAGKTTFANRLAIVLNQNEVNYINTDPYIVSSNIRKHAVIDYTYQNENHRYKMTACHPAAHHLDSLESDVRMVRDGLDLYTIATHYMKSELISSKNKVTIVEGMSVAFINPDLFDLKIYFYTDGETELMRRSSRDIVERGTNINYLRQSHEERRIQYEVFMHPYSQRFDIIIKTFDEAICLEKNTFEFKS; this is encoded by the coding sequence ATGGATAAGTTATTACAAGAAATCATAAATTGGGTCAGAATGACTGATGAACAGATTGTTATTGGCATTTCAGGACATGGTGCTGCTGGAAAAACGACTTTTGCCAATAGGCTCGCAATCGTACTAAATCAAAATGAAGTGAATTATATTAATACAGATCCATATATTGTTAGTTCAAACATACGAAAGCATGCAGTTATCGACTATACATATCAAAACGAAAATCATCGTTATAAAATGACGGCTTGCCATCCAGCAGCCCATCATTTGGATTCATTAGAAAGTGATGTTCGGATGGTTAGAGATGGTTTAGATTTATATACAATAGCTACGCATTATATGAAAAGTGAGTTAATTTCTTCGAAAAACAAAGTAACGATTGTAGAAGGAATGAGTGTCGCATTTATTAATCCAGATTTATTTGATTTAAAAATCTACTTCTATACAGATGGTGAAACGGAATTAATGAGAAGGTCGAGCCGTGATATTGTTGAGAGAGGAACCAATATCAATTATTTAAGGCAGTCTCATGAAGAACGTCGGATTCAGTACGAAGTATTTATGCATCCATACAGTCAGCGTTTTGATATTATTATCAAAACTTTTGATGAAGCAATATGTCTAGAAAAAAATACATTTGAATTTAAATCCTAA
- a CDS encoding D-alanine--D-alanine ligase — translation MRIVVLAGGLSDERDVSLASGAQISNALVSKNHDVLLLDIYKGLQDVSDFESAYKKYRKETYTYNVPKEKPNLEVLRKQQNNQKSLIGPNVLEICQDADICFLALHGGIGENGQLQALFNIYGIQYTGSSYEGSLLAMNKIISKELMAFNGIKTPKWDIYNFDKELPEINYPVVFKPNDNGSSIGVIILNNSDELHKALEEIKGISNTILIEEKIDGREFSVGIIGNAALPVIEIIPKKGFFDYQSKYQEGASEEISPANIPNSLAEELQNTALKVHNLLGLKVYSRIDFIVDQDNEIYCIEANSLPGMTQTSLLPKEAHANQISYEDLCELLIIESFKKYS, via the coding sequence ATGAGAATAGTTGTATTAGCTGGCGGGTTAAGTGATGAAAGGGATGTTTCTCTTGCTTCTGGTGCTCAAATTTCTAATGCTTTAGTTTCAAAAAATCATGATGTATTATTACTAGATATTTATAAAGGTTTACAAGATGTTTCTGATTTTGAATCAGCTTATAAAAAATATAGAAAAGAAACATATACTTATAATGTGCCTAAAGAAAAACCTAATTTGGAAGTATTACGAAAACAGCAAAATAATCAAAAGTCTTTAATTGGTCCTAATGTGTTAGAAATTTGTCAAGATGCCGATATTTGCTTCCTTGCTCTTCATGGTGGAATTGGTGAAAATGGACAATTACAGGCCTTATTCAATATATACGGTATTCAATATACTGGTAGTTCCTATGAGGGCAGTCTATTAGCGATGAATAAAATAATTTCAAAAGAATTAATGGCTTTTAATGGAATAAAAACGCCGAAATGGGATATTTATAATTTCGATAAAGAATTACCAGAAATTAATTATCCAGTAGTTTTCAAGCCAAATGACAACGGTTCTAGTATAGGAGTGATAATTCTTAATAATTCTGATGAACTTCATAAAGCATTAGAAGAAATAAAGGGTATTTCAAATACTATTCTAATTGAAGAAAAAATAGATGGTAGAGAGTTTTCTGTTGGCATAATTGGAAATGCTGCTTTACCTGTTATAGAAATTATTCCTAAGAAAGGTTTCTTCGATTACCAAAGTAAGTATCAAGAAGGTGCAAGTGAAGAAATATCTCCTGCAAATATTCCAAATAGTCTAGCTGAAGAATTACAAAACACGGCGTTAAAAGTACATAATTTATTAGGATTAAAAGTCTATTCTAGAATTGACTTTATTGTTGATCAGGATAATGAAATTTATTGTATTGAAGCGAATTCTCTACCTGGTATGACGCAAACTAGTTTATTACCTAAAGAAGCCCATGCTAATCAAATAAGTTATGAAGATTTATGCGAATTACTAATAATAGAATCTTTCAAGAAATACTCATAA
- a CDS encoding IS110 family transposase, whose translation MNPVVGLDVAKGESQVQAFLDQSKPYGKSFSMKHIKEELDHFLEFLKEIEEVTGQMPMVILESTGHYHSPVIQYLEEQGIPYILLNPIISYQAKKSSLRKVKTDAIDAYQLCVLYYKEDLEPHKVRGIQLLDLRNLSRQQEIVTNMYVEAKLQFHTILDQVFPEYRKVFGDLYSRVSLLILKEYPTSEAVLAAGESKLAESVIEFCPSRSGQWAWEKAKKIMDSASRNPFQINVYQSHVINLRMYIELLFHYQGHLSELEDRIVALANELEEYKIIQSIPGIGEKIAATIISEIGEIDRFNHPKKLVAFAGVDPSVHSSGKFTATINRITKRGSSRLRHSLYLAVLCGIRSSRNKKLKAFYDKKKSEGKPAKVSIVACMNKLLHWIYALLKRKEAFLDLA comes from the coding sequence ATGAATCCAGTTGTTGGTCTGGATGTGGCAAAAGGAGAGAGCCAAGTTCAGGCATTTTTAGATCAATCTAAACCGTATGGGAAGAGCTTTTCAATGAAGCATATCAAAGAGGAGTTAGATCATTTTTTAGAATTTCTAAAAGAAATTGAAGAGGTGACAGGGCAGATGCCTATGGTCATTTTAGAATCTACAGGGCATTACCATTCTCCTGTTATTCAATACCTGGAGGAACAAGGGATTCCATATATCTTACTAAATCCGATTATTTCTTATCAGGCAAAGAAGTCCAGCTTACGGAAGGTAAAAACGGACGCTATCGATGCGTACCAGTTGTGTGTGCTGTATTACAAAGAGGATTTAGAACCTCATAAAGTTAGAGGAATTCAGCTATTAGACCTTCGGAATTTGTCCAGACAACAGGAAATCGTAACGAATATGTATGTGGAAGCTAAACTTCAGTTTCACACCATTTTAGATCAAGTGTTTCCTGAATACCGGAAGGTTTTTGGGGATCTATATTCAAGGGTTTCCTTATTGATATTAAAGGAATATCCCACTTCAGAGGCGGTATTAGCAGCCGGAGAAAGTAAACTAGCAGAGAGTGTTATAGAGTTCTGTCCTAGCCGATCGGGTCAATGGGCATGGGAAAAAGCAAAAAAAATAATGGACTCCGCGTCTCGAAATCCATTTCAAATAAACGTGTATCAAAGTCACGTAATCAATCTTCGTATGTATATTGAGTTGCTTTTTCATTACCAGGGACACCTCTCTGAGTTGGAAGATCGTATAGTGGCCCTGGCAAATGAACTGGAAGAATATAAGATCATCCAATCGATTCCCGGTATCGGAGAAAAAATCGCAGCCACGATTATCTCTGAGATTGGTGAAATCGATCGGTTTAATCACCCGAAAAAACTAGTTGCCTTCGCTGGAGTAGATCCAAGTGTTCACTCATCGGGTAAGTTTACGGCAACCATTAATCGTATTACTAAAAGAGGTTCGAGCAGACTACGTCATTCTCTGTATCTTGCCGTACTATGTGGCATAAGAAGTTCAAGGAACAAAAAGCTTAAAGCCTTCTATGATAAGAAAAAATCAGAAGGAAAACCAGCCAAAGTGTCAATCGTTGCCTGTATGAATAAGTTGCTTCATTGGATTTACGCTTTATTAAAGAGAAAAGAAGCATTCCTAGATTTAGCCTGA